CATGTTTCTGCTCGCATTCGTCGTAATTGCCTGGCCATACCTCCTTGGCACTTTCCTAGCCGTGCAGGCTGGTGCGGCGAACCCGTCGGGAGCACGGACAGTGGTGGGCTGGCTCTTCGAGGCAGCGTATGTGATCGGACTGATTGTCTGGTGGGCGGCAACCCGAGAGAAGCGCGCTCATCGTGCCGCGGTTGCGGCACAGCAGCACGCTGATCTCATCGCTTCAAAGGCGGTCTATCAAACCCAGGCGGGTCGTTCGCAGGTATACCGGCACGGCCTGTGCACCATCAATCATCGAACGTACGACACCGCCGCGCGGTGTCGTCAAGGTTGACGTCAGCACATCGGACGCCTCGCAGGGCGGCTGTAAAGCCAAGCCGCGAGTTCAGCCGGTGTCGATATGCAATGGCGGCTTGTGTACCTCAAGTGTGGTTCAGGAGCCCCGTTACGCCCAGCCAGTCGCTCGCTTCACGCGGGCGGGATCGGCGGCAGCCGACCGAGAACTGTCGTCAAAACTGTCGTCAAACGACCTGCTGAGCACCCGAACGGGTGTTGTTTTGCCTGGTGGAGCTAAGGGGACTCGAACCCCTGACCCCCACACTGCCAGTGTGGTGCGCTACCAACTGCGCCATAGCCCCGTGAAGTTGTGCCCATCGAAGTTACACCACCTGCGGGATGGCTTCAAAATCGCAGATCAGGGCACTTCGCCCGCGGCTTCCGGGCCGAGCGGACGAGCCGGCGTGTGACCTGCGGGCGGGAGGCCACGGGTCTCCGGGGCGAAGATCCAACCGATCGCCGCGATGAAAAGGATCGCGCCGCTGACGGCAAAGGCCCAGCCGAACGACGCATGCTGGGCGATCATGCCGACGATCAACGACCCGCCGATCGACCCCACGTCGACCATCATCTGGAACACGGCCACCGGCGTTCCGCCGCGGGATTGATTCCCGACGATGTCGGCCACGGCCGCCTGCTGCGGGGAGACGAAGATGCCCGTCGCCGCGCCGGATATGTAGGCCGTCGCCAAGAAGATCACCAGCGACGACGACACCCCGAGCAGGCCCGTCGACACGGCGGCGGCCATCAGCCCGGCGATGAGCAACTTGCGCCGGCCGATCCGGTCCGACAGATAGCCGCTCGGGATCACCACCGAGACGTTGCCGATGGCGAATGTCGCCAGCGCCAAGCCGGCTACGCCGGTGCTGCGACCGAGAACATCGACCACGAACAGCGGCACCAGGGCGATCCGCAGTCCGAACGCGGCCCAGCCGGTCGCGAAATTGGACAACAGCGCGGCTCGGTAGGCGCGGTGCCGCAACACCTCTCGCAGCGTGACGGCAGGCTCAGCCGACTCCTCCGACAGGGGTCCGTCACTGCCCCGCAGGCTGAAGAACACCACCGCCGCCGCGATGAGCAGCGCCACCCCGTAGATCGCAAACGGCGCCGACAGACCGAGTCCGGCGGTGAGGCTACCGAGCACCGGGCCACCCACCGAGCCGAGCAGGAATCCCGACGAGAACAGACCCGCTACGCGACCGCGTGCGTCAGGCGGCGAGATCCGGATCATCAATGCCAGCGACGACACCGAGAACATGGCCGAGCCGAGTCCACCCAGCGATCGGAACAGCAGCAGCTGCCAGTAGGTCTGCGCGAATGCGCACACGGTGGTGGACACCGCGACGATCAGCAGACCGTTGATGTAGACCCGGCGCTCCCCCAGGCGCTGAACCAGCCAGCCCGCCGGCGACGCGGACACCAGCCGCATCAGCGCGAAGGCGGTGATGACGAAGGTCGCCGCGCTGATGCTGACGCCGAAGTGCCGCGCATACTGGGGCAACACGGGAGAGACGACTCCGTAGCCGAGCGCCACCACCACGTTCGCCGCGACCAGCAGCCAGACTTCCCGCGGCAGCCTCGGCTTGTCGGCCACTGTCGAACAGTCGCCCTCCGCGTCGAAGCTCACGCGATGACTTTATTCACCACTTCCCTGGCCGCTTCCTGCACCTCGGCAAGATGCTCCGGCCCGCGGAACGACTCGGCGTAGATCTTGTACACGTCCTCGGTGCCTGACGGGCGCGCCGCGAACCACGCGTTCTCCGTCGTCACCTTCAGTCCACCCAGCGGCGCACCGTTGCCCGGCGCCGTCGTCAGCTTGGCGGTGATCACCTCCCCCGCCAGTTCCGTGGCCGTCACCTGCTCGGCCGACAGTTTCGAGAGCCGGGCCTTCTGCTCACGGTTCGCAGGGGCGTCGATACGCGCATAGGTTGGCGCACCGTACTTTTCGGCAAGCTCGTTATACCGTTGCGACGGCGTGGACCCCGTCTTCGCGAGAATCTCCGACGCCAACAACGCGAGGATGATGCCGTCCTTGTCGGTCGTCCACACCGAGCCGTCGCGCCGTAGGAAGGACGCGCCCGCGCTTTCCTCGCCGCCGAAACCGATGGTGCCGCCGAGCAATCCGTCGACGAACCATTTGAAGCCCACAGGCACCTCGACCAGCTTGCGGCCCAACCCGGCGACCACCCGGTCGATGATCGACGAACTGACCGCGGTCTTACCGACCGCCGTGGACGCCGGCCAGTCGGGCCGGTTGGTGTACAGATAGTCGATTGCCACCGCCAGGTAGTGGTTCGGGTTGAGCAGTCCGCCGTCGGGCGTCACGATGCCGTGCCGGTCGGAGTCCGCGTCGTTGCCGGTGGCGATCTGATAGCTCTCGCGGTTGGCGATCAACGACGCCATCGCGTTGGGCGAGCTGCAGTCCATCCGGATCTTGCCGTCGGTGTCCAGCGTCATGAACCGCCACGTGGCGTCGACGAGCGGGTTGACGACGGTGAGTTTGAGGTTGTACCGCTCGGCGATGGCGCCCCAGTAGTCGACGCTCGCGCCGCCCAGCGGGTCGGCCCCGATGCGGATCCCCTCGGCGCTGATCGCGTGCAGATCGACGACGTTGGGCAGGTCCGCGATGTACGCGTCGAGGTAGTCGTGACGCTGCGCGGTCTTTAGTGCACTGGCCAGAGGTACGCGTTTCACGTCCTTGAGACCGTTGCGCAGGATCTCGTTGGCGCGCTTGGCGATTGCCCCGGTGGCGTCGGTGTCGGCGGGTCCGCCGTTGGGCGGGTTGTACTTGAAGCCGCCATCACGCGGCGGGTTGTGCGACGGCGTGACCACGATCCCGTCGGCCAGATCGCCGTCGCGGCCGTCGTTGAAGGTCAGGATGGCGTGGCTGACGGCGGGGGTCGGGGTGTAGCGATCGGCCGAATCGATCATCGCGACGACGTCATTGCCTGCCAGCACCTCCAGCGCCGAGGCCCACGCCGGCTCGGAGAGCGCGTGCGTGTCGCGTCCGATGAACAGCGGTCCGGACGTGCCCTGCGCCTGCCGGTACTCGACGATGGCCTGCGTCGTCGCGACGATGTGCGCCTCGTTGAAGGCCCCGTCGAGGCTGGAGCCCCGGTGACCCGAGGTGCCGAACACGACCTGTTGGTCGACGTTGTCCGGGTCGGGTTCGACGGTGTAATACGCCGTGACGACCTGCGCCACATCGATGAGGTCTTCGGGTTGCGCCAACTGACCGGCGCGAGGATTGGCCATGCCGTCGATTCTGCTCCGGTTCGGCCCTACTCGGGGACCAAGAGCACCGCACGGCTGTGTCTGCGTGTCAACTGGTGTGCCACGGACTGTCCGGCGAATGAGTCGATGAACGAATGCACGCCACCTCGGGGCGCGCCCAGCACGATCATCAGCGCGTCGACGTCCTCGGCCATATCGGCAAGCACATCGGGTGGACGGCCGTGCATGGCGTGATATGTCCAGTTCGCACCGAGTTCATCGAGCAAGTCCCGCGCGGCGACGGCATGAGCTTCGAGACTGGCGTGGAACTGCTCTTCGTAGTCCCACGCATCCGGATCCACAGGCATGTCGTCAAAGTCGGCGATATGCACGACGTGCACATGGGCGTTCAGGCGACGGGCTAGGCCGACCGCAAACTGCAATGCGGCCGCACTCGCCGGCTGCCGGTCCCACCCAACGACCAATTCGGTGGTGGCCGGTCGAAGAGGTTCGTCAGTGTTGTCCATTTGGGGCCACCTCCATCCGAGGAATCGCCTGGTTCAGACCGCCCACACCAGCGCGAAGCCACACACACAGCCTGCGACCGACAGGACCAAGGACACAACCGCATTCACCAAAGCCAGCATCCGCCGGCCCTGTTGGACCAGCCGCACGGTTTCGAAACTCGCGGTGCTGAACGTCGTGTACCCGCCGCAGAATCCGGTCCCCAGCACCGTCTGCCAGGCGCTGGACTGGCCGTGGAAGAGCACGATCCCGGCGAGGACGCCGAGGAGCAGCGATCCCGTGATGTTGATGACGACGGTGGCCAACGGAAACGGCGACCGCCACCGCTCCTTCGTCCATGAGTCGAGCAGGAATCGCGTCACCGCACCGGACGCTCCGGCGAGGAAGGTGAGGATGGCGATCATGCGGGCGCCCTCCTGCGGTGCACACTTGCGACCACCACGATGCCGAGCCAGGCGGTGATCACACCGCCCACCACGCTGAGCACGCCGTAACTGATCGCCGTTCCGAGGTGGCCGTGCCTCTCCAGCAGCACGACCTCCAGGGCGAAGGTGCTGTACGTGGTGAACGCCCCGCAGAATCCGGTGCCGGCACAGAGGCGCGTGCGCCGACGCCATCCGGCGTCATCGCCGAGCCGGGCGAGTCCCTCCAGCAGCGCGCCGAGGACGAAGGCGCCGCTGAGGTTGATCAGAAAGGTCGCCCACGGCCACGATGCGCCGTCGTGCGGTATGAGCTTCTCGATGTAATACCGCAGCGCCGTCCCCGCGATACCGCCTGCGAAGATCCACGCCAACGCCGAAGGACGTAGATGCAGCGGCCGGACGGCAGGAGCGTCGGGATCGATAGGCAACTCGGCGTGCGAATCGTCCGCGGGGCGTGCCACGTCAGCCGGATCGTCGTCCTCCGGATCCCCCGTCATGTGAAGGCCTTAGACACGGCCACGAGGATGGCGGCAGGAGCTATCAACCGGTCGGCGGTTCGAGCGACCCTGGCCCGGGCAAGATCCATCACCAGCGGTGACTGTACCGCTCGAGCAGCGTGAAAGCGGGCTTCCAAGGGCAAAGGTAAGCCTAGCCTCACCTTCGATTCGGGTGTACCGTCCCACGCCGTGAAGCCGTCTACTCCCGAAGCGGTGAGCACCGCCCTCACCGAAATCCTCCGCGAAGACATGAACGTCGACATCGCCCGGGTCACCCGAGAGTCCAGACTCATCGACGACGTCGGCCTCGACTCCGTCGCCTTCGCGGTCGGCATGGTCGCCATCGAGGACAAACTCGGCGTGGCACTTTCCGAAGAGGACCTGCTCAGCTGCGATACCGTCGGTGACCTCGAAGCGGCCATCCTCGCGAAGGTGCCTGCCGCTCAGGGGAACTCATGACCGATTTGGCCGACGCGCTATCGGCAGCAATGCGGGGTGCCCCGACCAAGCTGTCGGTGCTCGATACCGAGAACGACAAGTGGATTCATCACCCCTGGCAAGAGGTCCACGCGCGATCCGAGAACGTCGCCGAACGCATCGTCGACGACGGGTCGACTGCGGTCGGGCTTGTCGGCGACCCGACCGTGGAGTTCATCGCTGCGATTCCCGGCGCGTTCTTCGCAGGCGCGGGACTGTCCATCCTGCCGGGCCCGATCCGGCGTGCCCATCCGCAGGAGTGGGCCAAGAGCACGGTGGACCGATTCCGCAGCATCGGAGTGACGACCGCCTTCAGCCACGGCGCCGAGTTGGAGTTGCTGCGCGCACACGCCGAGGGCCTCGTCGTCCACGACCTCACCGAGGTCGCGCACATACACCGTTCCACCACCTTCCACGGCCCGCGGGCCGCAGATACCGCGATCCTGCAGGGCACGGCGGGATCGACGGGAACGCCACGCACGGCGCAGATTTCGCCCTTTGCCGCACTCTCGAACCTGCGCGGACTCCAGACGCGAGTCAACATCAACGAAAGCAGCCGCACGCACAGCTGGCTGCCGCTCTACCACGACATGGGGCTGACATTCCTGCTCGTGTCCACGCTGTCGCAGGCGGAGCTGTGGCAGGCGCCCACCAAGGCGTTCGCGGGCAACCCGTTCAACTGGCTCAAATGGCTGGACGAGAGCAAGGCCACCATGACCGCGGCGCCGAACATGGCATTCAACATCATCGGCAAGTACGCCGGCGGTCTGTCCGATCTGAACCTGAGCAACCTCGGCTTCACCCTCAACGGCGGTGAGCCCATCGACTGCGAGGGATACGCACGCTTTTCCACCGAGTTGGCCCGGTTCGGATTCAACCCGAACTCGCTGGCACCGTCCTACGGTCTCGCCGAATCCACCTGTGCGGTAACCATTCCCGTACCGTTCACCGGACTTCGGCTCGACGAGGTCACCGTCACCACCGACGAGGGCGAGGCCACCCGGCAGTTCGCGGTGCTCGGCCACCCGATCCCCGGCATGGAGGTCCGGGTGAACACCGATGAGACCCGCTCCACCGAGGTGACCGGACGCGACGTCGGCGAGGTGGAAGTCCGTGGCACGTCACTCATGACGGGATACGTCGGCCAAGATCCGATCGATTCCCAAGAATGGCTGCCCACAGGCGATCTCGGTTACCTCACCGACGACGGCCTCGTCATCTGTGGCCGCGCCAAGGAACTCATCACGGTCGCAGGCCGCAACATATTCCCCACCGAGGTGGAGCGCGTCGCCGGCAAGATCGAGGGTGTACGCGACGGGTGCGTCATCGCGACGGGCACGGGTGAGTCGACGGCACGTCCCAAGCTCGTCATCACGGCGGAGTTCAAGGGTGAGGACGAATCCGCGGCGCGCAGCGCCGTCGTCGCACGCGTCGCGTCGGAATGCGGCGTGGTGCCCGCGGATGTCGTGTTCGTGAAACCCGGTGCGCTGCCGCGTACGTCCTCCGGCAAGCTGCGCCGGTTGGAGGTCAAGCGCAACCTGGAGGGAGCCAGCCGATGACGGCGCCCGCCGATGTTGAGGCGGAAAAATTCACCGAGCTGCTCGATCGGGTCTTCGACGACCGGGTGACGAAGTGGACTGCGGAGGCCGAAGAGACCGAGCGGTTTCCGCGCGAGCTCATCGAATACCTGGGCGACTCAGGTGTTTTCGCGTCGAAGTGGCCGACTGGTCAGCAGCAGTGCGACGTCGCAAAGGTTATCGCGCTGGCCAGGAAGCTCGGCGCACTGGGATCAGCGGGTATCGGCGTCGGCGTCGGGCTGCACGACGCGGGCATCGCAATCCTGCGTCGCTTCGGCAAGTCGGACTACCTCCGCAACATCGCCGAACAGGCCATCCGTGGCGAGGCCGTGCTCTGCATCGGCGCTTCGGAGCAGTCGGGAGGGTCCGACCTGCAGATCGTCGGCACACAGGTCCGTTCCGTGTGCGACGGTTTCGAGGTCAAGGGCATCAAGAAGTTCGTCTCGCTGTCGCCGATCGCCGATCACGTGTTGGCGGTTGCGCGCAGCGTCGACCACGATCCGAACAGCACGCACGGCAGCGTGGTCGTCGTCGCCGTCCCGTTGGCACAGTGCGAGATTCAGACGCCGTACCGCAAGGTCGGTGCGGGACCGCTGGACACCGCCGCCGTACACATCGACACCTGGGTACCCGCCGACGCTCTGGTCGCCCGCGCGGGGATCGGCCTGGCAGCCATCTCCTGGGGACTGGCGCAGGAGCGAATGTCGGTGGCCGGCCTGGTGTCGACGTCCGCTCAGCGTGTCATCGGAATCACGCTGGCGCGCATGATGACTCGCCGACAGTTCGGCCACACGCTGTTTGAGCATCAGGCGCTGCGGTTGCGCATCGCCGACCTGCAGGCCCGCGTCGACATGTTGCGCTATGCGCTCGACGGCATCGCGGCGACGGGCAAGTTGGACCTACGCACCGCGGCGGCCATGAAGGTCACCGCGGCCCGCCTCGGCGAAGAGGTGTTCAACGAGTGCATGCACATCTTCGGCGGGTCGGGTTATCTGGTGGACGAGACGCCGCTGGGCAAATGGTGGCGCGATATGAAGCTGGCGCGCGTCGGCGGCGGCACCGATGAAGTGTTGTGGGAACTGGTCGCGGCGGCGATGAAGCCGGACTACGACGGCTACGCCGAGTTCAACCAGCTACCCTAAACTCCTTCACAAGTTTCCCTCCGCGAGCAGACGCGAAAACCCCCAAAAATGCGCAGAAATGGGGGGTTTCGCGTCTGCTCGCGGATTAAACGGGTGTATCCGACGGTGAGCGCGACAGCGCGTACAGCGCCATGCGCCGGTTCGACATGTCGTGCTCACCGAGAAACACGGCGCCCGCGAACTCGCAGACCCCACGCGCTCCGGCGTTGCGGTGGTCCGGGTCGAACATGATGCGACGGCACCGCGGTTCGAGCTCGAAGATGCTGGAGACCAAGCGAGGCAACATGATCGGCGCGATCCCCCGGTTGACGAACCGCAGATCCGCGATCGCCGCGTGCAATCCGATGTCGTGCGGGTCCGCGTCATAGCGCGGCGCGATCGAGTCCTTCGCCGCGCGGTAGAGCTCGAGGTAGGCGAACGGCTGCCCACGGAAGCTGGCGATGAACGGGCGCGAGTACTCGCCGTCGAGTTGCGCCTGGAGATAGCGCTGCCACCTCTGCGGTGGCCACGGGTACTCCCATGCCTCCACCAGGTGCGGGCGATTCATCCAATCCGACACCATCTCCGAGTCGGCCTCGGCGTTGACGAGCCGCACGTCGTACGGTTCGGCCAGAGTGGGCGTCGGCGGCGCACCCACGGCGCGGACCTCGTCGGATATCGACGTCAGCTCACGCGGCAGGACGGGTGATGGCGCCTGGTCAATGTCGGTCATTGACCGCCGAGCCTACCCGAGTAACTGAGGCGAGGCTTACCTACCTCCAGGGCAGCTCTAATCGCCGAACAACTCTTCGATCGCCTTCTGTTCCAGCTCTATCCAGCGGTCGACATGCTCACGGACCCGCGCCACGACGTCCTCGTCGAGGTGCTTCGCCCCATCGGGGGTGATCCGGCAGATGTCATCGGCACAGCGAATGCGGGAACGACCGTCACAACCTCAGGTGGTACCCACATCGCGAGCGCCCCATCCCGTGCAATCGTGGAGACATGGACGCCGACCGGGTCGCGGAACTGCAACGCTGGCAGGACTCGGGTGCCGTGTGGGAGGTGATCTCCCGTCACGGCGACACCGTGACGGTCGCCCTGTTGCGGTGCGACGGAGGCGAAGAGATGGAGCGGTTCACGTCCGACGACTCACGGCTCCTGGACTTCATCGGCGACCGGCAGCGCAGCGACGACTGAGGTCCTGTAGCGACAAAGCCGCCCCACCCGGAGGCGGGGCGGCCCGTCAGACGCCGATCAGAATGGTGCGGCTCGGAACTCTCCGTTCCAATGCACGCCCCACACGTTCAGCTCGCTGTTCCACTCCACCGGCAGCCACGGCGCCCAATAGGGCGGAGGCGGAGCGGGTGGCGCCCAGACCGGCACGACGTAATTGCGATGCCCGGGTGGCGGAAGCCCGCCGTGCCCCGGCGGCAGCGGGTTGCCCGGTCCACCGAAGTTCGCGCCAGGGCCGGGAACCGGCCAGGGCGGCGGCGGGCCCGGCCATTTCGGACCGGCGTTCGCGACACCCGATCCGATCCCCAGTGCGGCGCCCGCCAACGCGCCTGCACATATCGCAGTGACCACGCGTTTCTTGACATTCATTTAGGTCGACTCCTTCAATCGCATGCCCACCGAGTGTGGGCAGGCCGACCCCCGACCCTCGTGGACTACCCGTGGGCCTACGCCCGCTAAACGCCTGCTCGGCGCACCAGATCGACGAACGCCGCCGCCGCCGCGTCGACACCTTCGTGGTCGTCGGTCGCCACCAGATCGAGCAGCAACCCTCGCGCGACAGCCAGGCCCAGGCGCATCATCGCAGGATCGACTGCCCGCGCCGCCTCATCGTCAAGCCAGGCGTGCACGGCAGCGGGCACCATCCGCGCGAAGGGCTGCTCGCCCTGCACACCGCGCGCATAGCACTCGAAGAACAGCCGCTCGAACGGGCGTAGCTCGGGCCGGCGCAGGTCCGCCCACATGGCGGCGATCGCGTCCGCCGGGTCGTCAGGCAGCTCGTGCATCGCTGTCATCTGCCGTCGCTCAACCTCGTCGACGATGGCCAAGAGAAGTTCGTCGCGCGACCCGAAATGGTGCAGCAGCATGCGATGGCTGGTGCCGACGGCGGCTGCAACATCGCGGAGCGAGCGATCGCCGATGCCGGCCGCCGCGAACTCCTCCACCAGCGCGTCGAGCAGCGCCTGGCGCCGCTCTAGGTCAAGAGGCCGGGCCATCGAGGTGGTACAGCTGCTCGCTTCGCGCCTTGAGGCCGACGGCCTCCATGTCGAGGTAGCGCCGCGTCATCCGCCGCACGGCGAGGCCGACCAATGCCCCGATCGGTCCACGCTGGTCGATCTGCTGACGCACCCGCGTCCGGCCGTCGGAGATGGCGGTGACCTCGTGGCTGGCCACCGTCAGGCCGCCGGGCGAGCGCTGCACCCAGGTCCATGACTCGCCGGGTGCCACGTCGGTGACCTCCCACACCAGCTTGGGCATGCGCGGTTGTTTGATCTCGAAGCGCTTGCCCACGGCGAGGCCCGCGCCATCGAGGGCGACCAGGCTGGTGACCGAGGCCGTCCACTCAGGCCAGTGCTCGACGTCGCTGAAGACGTCCCAGACGACGGTGGCTGGTGCGTCGATGTCGACACCCGCATCGGTAATCATGTACCAGACGGTACATGAACTGCGTGCGCTGCGGAAGGCCGAAATTGCGTGCGCGAGCCGCCCGATCCCCATACCGTCGAGCAGACATGGAGACTCCCTTCGACGACGACGTGTTCGACCGGCTCAACCGCCGCGACATCGCGCTCGACCTCGCCGAGGCCGTCGAGGAGGAGGTCGTCGACTCCGTCGGCGCCGTCGATCTCCCGTCCGCCGAGCCGACACTTCTGCTGCAGAAGATGGAGAACAAACTCGTCCGGCACCACCTGGCGAAGCCCGACGTGCTGAGCGACGAACAGCTGCGCCGGCTGCGCTACATCCTCAACTTCGCCCGGCTCGCCGACTTCGAACCCGGGGCCGCCGGTCCAGGCGGCAGCCGCGGACGCGGCGACGTCTCCGTGGGCGCCGAACTCTCGCAATGGCGGACCAGGGTCGCCGACGCCCTCTATGTGCCGCTTCGCGAAGAACGCGACCCCACAACGGCATTGACGCGTGCGCGTGACGTCCTCGCGGAGCTGACCGACGGCCAGGACGAGCAGCGTCGGCTGCTGATCGAGAGGCACGCCAACGACTTCTCCCCCGCCGAACTCGATGCCGAAGTCGGCTACAAGAAACTCGTCACCGTACTCGGCGGCGGAGGCGGTGCGGGATTCGTCTATATCGGCGGCATGCAGCGGCTGCTCGAGGCAGGCCAGGTACCGGACTACATGATCGGTTCGTCGTTCGGCTCGATCATCGGCAGCGTGATGGCCCGGACCCTGCCGATACCGGTCGACGAGTACGTCGCGTGGGCGAAAACGGTGACGTACGGCGCCATCCTCGGGCCCGAACGCCTGCGCCGCAGGCACGGGCTGGCCGGTCTCTTCTCGCTGCGGTTCGACGACTTCGCCCACGCGCTGTTCAGCCGCGAGGACGGTGAACGGATGCGAATGGCGGACTTGACGATTCCGCTCGACATCGTCGTGGCCGGTGTGCGCAAACAGCCGTATGCCGCACTGCCGTCGCGGTTTCGCCGTCCCGAACTCGCGGCGCTGCAGATGCGGTCGCTGCCCTTCCGTCCGATCGGCATCGGTGCGCAGGTCGCGCGCCGGCTGTGGCAGGTGTCGGCGTTCATCGACGTGCGGGTTGTCAAGCCGATCGTCGTGGGCGACGACGACCTCACGCGTGACATCGACGTCGTGGACGCCGCCTCCTTCTCGTCGGCGATTCCCGGTGTGCTGCACCATGAAACGAGCGACCGCAGGATGGTCCCGATCCTCGACGCCCTGTGCAGGGAGAAGGGCGTCGCGGCGCTGGTCGACGGCGGCGCGGCGAGCAACGTCCCGGTCGAGCTGGCGTGGAAGCGCGTCCGCGACGGCAGGATCGGCACCCGCAACGCGTGCTACCTCGCGTTCGATTGCTTTCACCCGCAATGGGATCCGCGTCATCTGTGGCTCATTCCGATCGCGCAGGCGGTGCAGTTGCAGATGATGCGCAACGCTCCCTACGCCGACCACCTGGTGCGGTTCTCCCCGACATTGTCCCCCGCCAACCTCGCACCGTCGGGGGTGTCCATCGACCGCGCCTGCGCGTGGGGCCGAAAGAGCGCCGAAAAGGCCATCCCCGTCACCACGGCGCTGTTACAACCGACGTGGTGGGAAGGCGACCGACCCGCGGTCCCCGACACCAAGCCCGGCGATCGTCGCAAATCGGTGGCACCGCCGATGAGTGCGGTGATGGCGACCCTCCAGGTGCCTCAGAATCGGTTGGCGCGGTGGCGAAACCAACGGCTGACGTGACCCGCGGCTCAGGGGTCGAGCTCGCCCGCGATGCCGCGCTCGATGGCCGCGCGGATCGACGGCGGAAGGACGATCAGACCCTCGAGTTCTTGACGCGCGCGGTCGTAAGCGCGTTCGCGTTCGCTCGGTGTCGCAGCCTCGTTCGACGCCACCCGTAGCAGTCGCTG
The nucleotide sequence above comes from Mycolicibacterium moriokaense. Encoded proteins:
- a CDS encoding MFS transporter, whose protein sequence is MSFDAEGDCSTVADKPRLPREVWLLVAANVVVALGYGVVSPVLPQYARHFGVSISAATFVITAFALMRLVSASPAGWLVQRLGERRVYINGLLIVAVSTTVCAFAQTYWQLLLFRSLGGLGSAMFSVSSLALMIRISPPDARGRVAGLFSSGFLLGSVGGPVLGSLTAGLGLSAPFAIYGVALLIAAAVVFFSLRGSDGPLSEESAEPAVTLREVLRHRAYRAALLSNFATGWAAFGLRIALVPLFVVDVLGRSTGVAGLALATFAIGNVSVVIPSGYLSDRIGRRKLLIAGLMAAAVSTGLLGVSSSLVIFLATAYISGAATGIFVSPQQAAVADIVGNQSRGGTPVAVFQMMVDVGSIGGSLIVGMIAQHASFGWAFAVSGAILFIAAIGWIFAPETRGLPPAGHTPARPLGPEAAGEVP
- the pgm gene encoding phosphoglucomutase (alpha-D-glucose-1,6-bisphosphate-dependent) translates to MANPRAGQLAQPEDLIDVAQVVTAYYTVEPDPDNVDQQVVFGTSGHRGSSLDGAFNEAHIVATTQAIVEYRQAQGTSGPLFIGRDTHALSEPAWASALEVLAGNDVVAMIDSADRYTPTPAVSHAILTFNDGRDGDLADGIVVTPSHNPPRDGGFKYNPPNGGPADTDATGAIAKRANEILRNGLKDVKRVPLASALKTAQRHDYLDAYIADLPNVVDLHAISAEGIRIGADPLGGASVDYWGAIAERYNLKLTVVNPLVDATWRFMTLDTDGKIRMDCSSPNAMASLIANRESYQIATGNDADSDRHGIVTPDGGLLNPNHYLAVAIDYLYTNRPDWPASTAVGKTAVSSSIIDRVVAGLGRKLVEVPVGFKWFVDGLLGGTIGFGGEESAGASFLRRDGSVWTTDKDGIILALLASEILAKTGSTPSQRYNELAEKYGAPTYARIDAPANREQKARLSKLSAEQVTATELAGEVITAKLTTAPGNGAPLGGLKVTTENAWFAARPSGTEDVYKIYAESFRGPEHLAEVQEAAREVVNKVIA
- a CDS encoding universal stress protein; this translates as MDNTDEPLRPATTELVVGWDRQPASAAALQFAVGLARRLNAHVHVVHIADFDDMPVDPDAWDYEEQFHASLEAHAVAARDLLDELGANWTYHAMHGRPPDVLADMAEDVDALMIVLGAPRGGVHSFIDSFAGQSVAHQLTRRHSRAVLLVPE
- the crcB gene encoding fluoride efflux transporter CrcB, with protein sequence MIAILTFLAGASGAVTRFLLDSWTKERWRSPFPLATVVINITGSLLLGVLAGIVLFHGQSSAWQTVLGTGFCGGYTTFSTASFETVRLVQQGRRMLALVNAVVSLVLSVAGCVCGFALVWAV
- the crcB gene encoding fluoride efflux transporter CrcB, giving the protein MTGDPEDDDPADVARPADDSHAELPIDPDAPAVRPLHLRPSALAWIFAGGIAGTALRYYIEKLIPHDGASWPWATFLINLSGAFVLGALLEGLARLGDDAGWRRRTRLCAGTGFCGAFTTYSTFALEVVLLERHGHLGTAISYGVLSVVGGVITAWLGIVVVASVHRRRAPA
- a CDS encoding acyl carrier protein, whose translation is MKPSTPEAVSTALTEILREDMNVDIARVTRESRLIDDVGLDSVAFAVGMVAIEDKLGVALSEEDLLSCDTVGDLEAAILAKVPAAQGNS
- the mbtM gene encoding long-chain-fatty acid--ACP ligase MbtM, with amino-acid sequence MTDLADALSAAMRGAPTKLSVLDTENDKWIHHPWQEVHARSENVAERIVDDGSTAVGLVGDPTVEFIAAIPGAFFAGAGLSILPGPIRRAHPQEWAKSTVDRFRSIGVTTAFSHGAELELLRAHAEGLVVHDLTEVAHIHRSTTFHGPRAADTAILQGTAGSTGTPRTAQISPFAALSNLRGLQTRVNINESSRTHSWLPLYHDMGLTFLLVSTLSQAELWQAPTKAFAGNPFNWLKWLDESKATMTAAPNMAFNIIGKYAGGLSDLNLSNLGFTLNGGEPIDCEGYARFSTELARFGFNPNSLAPSYGLAESTCAVTIPVPFTGLRLDEVTVTTDEGEATRQFAVLGHPIPGMEVRVNTDETRSTEVTGRDVGEVEVRGTSLMTGYVGQDPIDSQEWLPTGDLGYLTDDGLVICGRAKELITVAGRNIFPTEVERVAGKIEGVRDGCVIATGTGESTARPKLVITAEFKGEDESAARSAVVARVASECGVVPADVVFVKPGALPRTSSGKLRRLEVKRNLEGASR
- the mbtN gene encoding mycobactin biosynthesis acyl-ACP dehydrogenase MbtN; the encoded protein is MTAPADVEAEKFTELLDRVFDDRVTKWTAEAEETERFPRELIEYLGDSGVFASKWPTGQQQCDVAKVIALARKLGALGSAGIGVGVGLHDAGIAILRRFGKSDYLRNIAEQAIRGEAVLCIGASEQSGGSDLQIVGTQVRSVCDGFEVKGIKKFVSLSPIADHVLAVARSVDHDPNSTHGSVVVVAVPLAQCEIQTPYRKVGAGPLDTAAVHIDTWVPADALVARAGIGLAAISWGLAQERMSVAGLVSTSAQRVIGITLARMMTRRQFGHTLFEHQALRLRIADLQARVDMLRYALDGIAATGKLDLRTAAAMKVTAARLGEEVFNECMHIFGGSGYLVDETPLGKWWRDMKLARVGGGTDEVLWELVAAAMKPDYDGYAEFNQLP
- a CDS encoding GNAT family N-acetyltransferase; amino-acid sequence: MTDIDQAPSPVLPRELTSISDEVRAVGAPPTPTLAEPYDVRLVNAEADSEMVSDWMNRPHLVEAWEYPWPPQRWQRYLQAQLDGEYSRPFIASFRGQPFAYLELYRAAKDSIAPRYDADPHDIGLHAAIADLRFVNRGIAPIMLPRLVSSIFELEPRCRRIMFDPDHRNAGARGVCEFAGAVFLGEHDMSNRRMALYALSRSPSDTPV